The sequence TTGGCACCTCGATGTCGGCTCATCTCATCCTGGGGCTGTAGCCGGTCCCAAGGGTATGGCTGTTCGCCATTTAAAGAGGTACGTGAGCTGGGTTTAAAACGTCGTGAGACAGTTTGGTCCCTATCTGCCGTGGGCGTTGGAAGTTTGAAGGGGGCTGCTCCTAGTACGAGAGGACCGGAGTGGACGAACCTCTGGTGTACCGGTTGTGACGCCAGTCGCATCGCCGGGTAGCTATGTTCGGAAGAGATAACCGCTGAAAGCATCTAAGCGGGAAACTCGCCTTAAGATGAGACTTCCCCGGGGACTTGATCCCCTTGAAGGGTCGTTCGAGACCAGGACGTTGATAGGTCGGGTGTGTAAGCGCAGTAATGCGTTCAGCTAACCGATACTAATTGCCCGTACGGCTTGATCCTATAACAAGTCTGTCTCGATATAGCCGTCGCGCTTCAGCGCCGACGCATATCGAGCCTCGAGTGCAAGCCACTCGATGTACAGCGGTTGACCTACCGCGTATGTGTGAGATACAACCTCACAACCCCAAATGACTGCTTCTTCCCAGATTGGTTGCGTTGCAAAGCCACGCAACAACCCTCTTTGCCTGATGACCATAGCGAGTCGGTCCCACCCCTTCCCATCCCGAACAGGACCGTGAAACGACTCCACGCCGATGATAGTGCGGATTGCCCGTGTGAAAGTAGGTAATCGTCAGGCTCCTCATGCCAGAACCCCCGCCCAGCACGGCGGGGGTTTTGCTTTTAATGGGCCCCGCCGCGCTTCCTCTTCGTCCCTCCCCGCACTCCGCTCATCTGCCATCCCCCGCGGCGCGCTCGTTTCCCGCAGGGCCTTGCTCGGCGCCGGGACCCTTCCTCGCGCATCGGTTCGGCGCCGAGACCCTTGCTCAACGGCTTTGACCTGCCCCCTTCGATAGGGCCAATGGGCTTCTAGCAAAGTCCCTTTAAACCAACTCCTGGAAAGCGGCAGGAGCGTCCGCGGTTGCCCGATGTTTCGCCGCAAACTCTGACGGCGCAAGGTAGTTCAGTGCGCTGTGCGGCCTTTGCTCGTTGTAGTCCTGACGCCATGCCGCGATGACTGCCCGAGCGTGCGCGAGCGTCGTGAACCAGTGCTCGTTAAGGCATTCGTCGCGGAACTTGCCGTTGAACGATTCGATGTACGCATTCTGCGTGGGCTTGCCCGCCTGAATCAACTTCAGCGTGACGCCGTTCGCATACGCCCACTGGTCAAGCGCGCGGCTCGTAAATTCGGGTCCCTGGTCTGTTCGCACCGCCTTGGGATAGCCACGGAAGCGAGCTGCACGGTCCAATGCCCGAGCGACATACAAACCTGAGATGCCATGGTCGACGACGATGTCGACAGCCTCTTTCGTGAAATCGTCGACGACGGTCAGGCACTTCACGCGCCGGCCGTTGGAAAGCGCATCCATCACGAAATCGATTGACCATACCTCGTTGGGTGCGCCCGGCAATGCCAGTTGCTCGCGCTCAATCATGACGCCGTGGCGCTTGCGACGGCGCCGCACAGCCAGCCCTGCCTCACGGTACAGGCGATAGATGCGCTTGTGATTGGCGTGCGTGCCTTCGCGTTCCACCAGGGCGTGCAGTCGGCGGTAGCCGAATCGACGACGTTCGTGCGCCAACTTCACCAGACGCGCCGCGAGCACCTCATTCTCGTGGTCCGGCTTCGCGTCGTAATGCAGCACGCTGCGAGAAAGCCCGACAAGCCGGCAGGCGCGGCGCTCGGAGATGTTGACCTTCTCCCGAATCGCCAACACTGCTTCGCGTTTGGCTTGCGGGCTCAGGGCTTTCCCTTGACGACAACCTTCAACGCTTCCATATCGAGCATTGCTTCGGCCAGCAGTTTCTTCAGTCGGGCATTCTCCACCTCGAGGCCCTTGAGCCGGCGGGCTTCCGAGACTTCCATGCCGCCGAACTTCGCGCGCCAGGTGTAGAACGACGCGTCACTGAACCCATGCTTCCTGCACAGTTCCTTGACCGGCATACCGGCCTCGGCTTCCTTCAGAAACCCGATGATTTGCTGTTCCGTAAAGCGCTTCTTCATGTTCGTCTTCTTCTCCGAAAACGAACTTTACTAGACTCCGGCTGGCCCTGTTTGTAGGGGGCAGGTCACACTGGCAAGTTGGTGCAATCCGGCTATAATCGGGTTAACCCTATACGGGATATCCCTGACATCGATTCACCAGGGGATCTCACCTTCCTTGGAGAGCCAACATGTTTGCCTACATCATCGAAAAGCTGAGCAACTGGTTTGAAGCCGCGGAACGCGAGCGCCGTGAAGCCTATCTGGCGTCGTCGAGCGATATCGTTCAGCTCGAGCAGCGCATCCGTTCGCTGGAAACCAACGGCTATTCGCTGTAACTCGGCGCGGCAACATCGCGTCGCGCACCCGGTGCGCAAGCAAAGGAAAGCCCCGTATTGACGGGGCTTCAGACTGCTGACGAACCCCACGTTTTTGTGAGCGTGGGGTTTTGTCTTTCTGGGATCAGGATTGCGGGTTCGCCGCGAGCGGGTAGTCGAAGCTGCAGCGCAAACCGCTCACCAGACGCAGCAGCATGCGCACGAAGCGCCAATCGGGACCCGCTGGCCCCTTTTTCCGCTTCCGCACCAGCAGCATCGCAATCTTCTTGATGTTCTGTGCCGCCGCGGCCAGCAAGCACTGCTCGGCCACCTTGCGTAGCCCACGCATACGGGCATAACGGTGCCCATGCAGCTGCTTGGCATCGGCGAAGCTGCGCTCCACCGTCTGCTTGCGCCGCGCGTAAATGCGTTGGCCCCATTCGGTCAAGCGCCGTGCGTCCACCCGCTCCTTGGCGCGCTCCCACACGTGGCGCGTTACCACCTTCACCGCGATCGCACTGTTCGTGCACTGCGATCGTACCGGGCAGCGCCCGCAGATCTGCGCATTGGATTTGTATTCCCGATAGCCGAGCCGATTGGTCGTGCTGTACGGCAGGGCCTGCCCCTGCGGGCACACGTATTCGTTGCGATACGCGTCGTACTTGAACTGCCGTTTGTAGAACATGCCCGGCTTGTGGTTCGGCGTGCGATAGCCCATCACCCCGGCAATCCCTCGCTCCTCCAGCCCCTGGCACACCGCCGGCGTGAAGTAGCCCGCATCCAGCCCCACCGCCTCGACCTTGAACTCAAAGCGCTCGCGCTGGCGATCCAGCCGATCCAGATACGGCTGGCTGTCATGCACCGAGGCCGGCGTCACATGCGTATCGGTGATGATCGCGTGCTTGGCATCCACCGTGCGGTGGTCCAGATAGAAGAACCCCTTCGGCTTGTCGTCCCGCACCATGTAGCCGCTGTCCGGATCGGTCCGGCTGAGCTTGGTGTCCTTGCTAGACGGCGGCTCATCGTCGTCGCGATCCAGCGGCTTCCTGCCATGCGCGGCCCGGTCCGCATCCACTGCCGCGTTCAATGCCTCCGTGTAGGCGGCCGGCGTCTGCTCCAGCTTCACCACATCGAACTTGCCTTTGTTCGCGTTCGCCTTCAGGTGCGTGCTGTCCGTGTACAGCACCCGACCGTCGACCAGCCCGCGCTTGATCGCCTGCCGCACGATCTCGTCGAAGATCTCCTGATACACCGTCGTGTCCGTGAAGCGTCGGCGGCGATTCTGCGAGAACGTTGACGCATCCGGCACCTTGTCGGTCAGCCGGAACCGGGCGAACCAGCGATAGGCGACGTTGACCTGGACCTCACGCATCAGTTGCCGCTCGCTGCGCACCCCGAACAGGTAGCCGATGAACAACAGCTTGAACATCACCACGGGATCGAGCGCCGGCCGCCCGTTGTCCGCGCAATACAGATGCGCCACCTTCGCGCGGATGAACTCGAAATCCACCGCCGCATCGATCTGGCGCAGCAGGTGGTCCTTCGGCACGAGTTCCTCGAGCGTCACCATCTCGAGTTCGTGCTGCGTGGGCATGGGCGTCTTCAGCATCACGCCATTAAAAAACAAAAAACCCCCGCTTGGCGAGGGTTTGTCAGCAATCTGAAGCCCCGTATTGACGGGGCTTTGTCTTTTCGTAAGCTGAAAATGCCGTGAGTCGAGCGTCATCCGCCACCGGCGTACAATCAGCGTCGTCTGAACGGGAGGCTGAATGAGGACCGTCAATCGCTTTTTAGGTCATGTAGCGAGTTGCGCTGCATTGTGCGTTATCGCGACAACCGCGGTCGCCGGCTCGGACAGCGCCCGCGCGCCGCTGATCCTGGATACACAAAGCGGAATTCACGACGGCAAGAGCGGCATCGTGCTGCAAAATGCGCCGTTGTCGCGCGCGCCCATTGTCGCGCCGGCGCAACCTGCTCCGATGACCGAGTTGCCATTCGGTTCGACGATGGGCTCCACTGCGCCGATGGTCGTCATCCCGTATATCGAAGTGCCGGGCTCCGCGGTTCCGCTCAAAGCGCCCCCGCCGCGTCAATAAGCGGCGCCCCGGTCAGTTGGCGCGGTGCTCGATCGCGAATTTCGCGCCGCTGTCCTGGCCAAGCGCTTCGACGAGATAGGGGAGTGCCTCTTTCATCGTATCGACCAACGTATACGGCGGGTTGAGAATGAACATCCCGCTGCCGAAAAGACCAAAGCCGTCCGATGGCGGCCGGCTCACGGTCAAGCTCAGATGCAGCCAGTTGTTCGGCTGCAACTGCTTCAGATGGTCGGGGAATTTCTGCGATTCGGGCCGGCTCACCTGCGGATACCAGATTGCATAGCACCCCGTCGCGAATCGCTTCAGGCTTTCTTCGACGCAGGCGATCGTTTTCGCGTAATCGCGCTTGTCCTCGTATGACGGATCCACCAACACGAGCGCGCGCCGCGGCGGCGGCGGCAGCAGCGCCTTGATGCCTTCGAAGCCGTCGCCGGCGTAAATCATCGCGCGCCGCCCCGCATCGCGGAAATTGTGGCGCAGCACATCGATTTCGGTACTGTGAAGCTCGAACAGACGCATCCGGTCCTGTTCTCGCATCAGTCGCCACGCAAGATAAGGCGAGCCCGGGTAGTAGCGCAATTCGCCGTCGCGGTTCAGCGCGCGCACTTCGTCGACATAGTCGGACAGTGCTTCGGGCAGATCCGTTGCATCCCAGATTTTCTCGATCCCCGTGCCGAATTCGCCGGTTTTCGCCGCATAGCCGTCGAAGAGCGAATAGACGCCTGCGCCCGCGTGCGTGTCGATGTACCAATACGACTTGTCTTTCTTGTTCAAATAACGCAGCAACTGCACGACGACGGTGTGCTTGAGGACGTCCGCGTGATTGCCGACGTGAAAGCCGTGACGATAGCTGAGCATGGCGAGAGAAATACGGAAGCGGTACGTGAAAGTCGGCCGGGCGTCGGGGGCGTGACTCATGCGGCGATGCCGACTCGTGGACATGGCCGACCGACGCGGCCGCGTATTGTACGCGAGTATGCAATACGGCCTGCCCTTCGGCTATCGGCTATTGATACGCGTCGCCGACGATCTGCTCGATCTGCTGCTTCATGTCCGGCGTGATCTGGGTCGCCACGTCGAGCGAGCGCATGTTCTCGATGATTTGTTCGACGCGCGATGCGCCCGTGATCACGGTGCTGACGCGGGGGTTTTTCAGTACCCATGCAAGCGCGAGCTGGCCGACGGTGCACCCGAGATCGTTCGCGATCTCACCGAGCGCTTCCACGACACGGTTCTTCGCCGGGTCCGTCAATTGCGCGCGCAGCCAATCATAGCCGTGAATTTCGGCTCGGCTTCCGGCGGGAACCCCGTGCCGGTACTTTCCCGTCAGCAGTCCCGACGCGAGCGGGCTCCAGGTCGTGAGCCCCATGCCGAAGTCTTCATAGAGGCGTCTGTATTCCTGCTCGACGCGCTTGCGATGGAACAGGTTGTACTGCGGCTGCTCCATCGTCGGCTTGCGCAGGTGATGCCGATCCGCGATTTCGTACGCGGCGCGGATCTCGTCGGCGCTCCATTCGGATGTGCCCCAATAGAGCGCCTTGCCGCGCGCGATGATGTCGCTCATTGCCCATACGGTTTCCTCGATCGGCGTATTGGGATCGGGACGATGGCAGAATACGAGGTCGACGTAGTCGAGCTGAAGACGCTGCAGCGATGCGTCGATCGCGTTCAGCAGGTATTTGCGGTTGAGGGTGTGGTACTGATTCGGCGCTTCCGCGAGCCCCCAGAAGAATTTCGTCGATACCACATAGCTGATGCGCGGCCAGCCGAGCGACTTGAGCGCATGCCCCATGATCTCCTCGGATTTGCCGCCCGCATACACTTCGGCGTTGTCGAAGAAATTGACGCCGGCGTCGCGCGCGGCAGCCAGCGATTCCCGCGCGGCGCGTCGATCCACCTGGTTGCCGTAGGTGACCCATGAACCGATCGACAGCTCGCTGACCTGCAATCCGGAACGTCCCAGCCTTCGGTAGTTCATATCGCCTCCGATCGAGCGTGACCGACCACAAGCTTAGCTCGTTTGACCGCGATGCGCGGGCTCGTTCATGCACAATAGCGGTGTCGGCCGCGCGGCGATAGCCGGCCATTCGGCCTATGCTGTCCGGCAGACTGGATCGAGGCCGGACGCGATGCTTTCATTGACTTAACTGATGGAGACTTGGGGAATGACTTCGAACTTGAACGGGAAGGCGGCCATCGTGACGGGCGCGGCGAGCGGCATCGGCAAGGAAATCGCGCTGGAGCTCGCGCGCGCGGGCGCGGCGGTGGCGATCGCCGATCTGAACCAGGACGGCGCGAACGCGGTGGCCGAGCTCATCGAGCAGGCGGGCGGCCGGGCGATCGGCGTGGCGATGGACGTGACGAACGAGGACGCGGTGAACGCCGGCATCGACAAGGTCGCCCAGACGTTCGGCTCGGTCGACATTCTCGTGTCGAACGCGGGCATCCAGATCGTCAATCCGATCGAGAACTATGCGTTCGCCGACTGGAAGAAGATGCAGGCGATTCACGTCGACGGCGCGTTCCTGACGACGAAGGCCGCGCTCAAGCACATGTACAAGGACGATCGCGGCGGAGTGGTGATCTACATGGGCTCGGTGCATTCGCACGAGGCGTCGCCGCTGAAGTCGGCGTACGTGACGGCCAAGCACGGGCTGCTGGGGCTTGCGCGCGTGCTGGCGAAGGAAGGCGCGAAGCACAACGTGCGCTCGCATGTGGTGTGCCCGGGCTTCGTGCGCACGCCGCTCGTCGACAAGCAGATTCCGGAGCAGGCCAAGGAGCTCGGCATCAGCGAAGAGGAGGTGGTGAAGAAGGTGATGCTCGGCCAGACGGTGGACGGCGTGTTCACGACGGTCGAGGACGTCGCGAAGACGGTGCTGTTCCTGTCCGCGTTCCCGAGCGCGGCGCTCACCGGCCAGTCGTTCGTCGTCAGCCACGGCTGGTTCATGCAGTAAGCGGCACGGAAGCGCGTGCCGAAGCGTGGCCTGGCGTACGGCCGCTTCGCTTCGCGTCGTTTTGCGTCGTTTCGGCCTTCTCGGCTCTCCGGCAACGGGCGAGCGAGTGTCGCGCGCTTCGAACATGAAACGCGCTCCGAATGGAGCGCCAGACTGCTGACGAACCCCACGTTTTTGTGAGCGTGGGGTTTTGTCTTTCTGGGATCAGGATTGCGGGTTCGCCGCGAGCGGGTAGTCGAAGCTGCAGCGCAAACCGCTCACCAGACGCAGCAGCATGCGCACGAAGCGCCAATCGGGACCCGCTGGCCCCTTTTTCCGCTTCCGCGCCAGCAGCATCGCAATCTTCTTGATGTTCTGTGCCGCCGCGGCCAGCAAGCACTGCTCGGCCACCTTGCGTAGCCCACGCATACGGGCATAACGGTGCCCATGCAGCTGCTTGGCATCGGCGAAGCTGCGCTCCACCGTCTGCTTGCGCCGCGCGTAAATGCGTTGGCCCCATTCGGTCAAGCGCCGTGCGTCCACCCGCTCCTTGGCGCGCTCCCACACGTGGCGCGTTACCACCTTCACCGCGATCGCACTGTTCGTGCACTGCGATCGTACCGGGCAGCGCCCGCAGATCTGCGCATTGGATTTGTATTCCCGATAGCCGAGCCGATTGGTCGTGCTGTACGGCAGGGCCTGCCCCTGCGGGCACACGTATTCGTTGCGATACGCGTCGTACTTGAACTGCCGTTTGTAGAACATGCCCGGCTTGTGGTTCGGCGTGCGATAGCCCATCACCCCGGCAATCCCTCGCTCCTCCAGCCCCTGGCACACCGCCGGCGTGAAGTAGCCCGCATCCAGCCCCACCGCCTCGACCTTGAACTCAAAGCGCTCGCGCTGGCGATCCAGCCGATCCAGATACGGCTGGCTGTCATGCACCGAGGCCGGCGTCACATGCGTATCGGTGATGATCGCGTGCTTGGCATCCACCGTGCGGTGGTCCAGATAGAAGAACCCCTTCGGCTTGTCGTCCCGCACCATGTAGCCGCTGTCCGGATCGGTCCGGCTGAGCTTGGTGTCCTTGCTAGACGGCGGCTCATCGTCGTCGCGATCCAGCGGCTTCCTGCCATGCGCGGCCCGGTCCGCATCCACTGCCGCGTTCAATGCCTCCGTGTAGGCGGCCGGCGTCTGCTCCAGCTTCACCACATCGAACTTGCCTTTGTTCGCGTTCGCCTTCAGGTGCGTGCTGTCCGTGTACAGCACCCGACCGTCGACCAGCCCGCGCTTGATCGCCTGCCGCACGATCTCGTCGAAGATCTCCTGATACACCGTCGTGTCCGTGAAGCGTCGGCGGCGATTCTGCGAGAACGTTGACGCATCCGGCACCTTGTCGGTCAGCCGGAACCGGGCGAACCAGCGATAGGCGACGTTGACCTGGACCTCACGCATCAGTTGCCGCTCGCTGCGCACCCCGAACAGGTAGCCGATGAACAACAGCTTGAACATCACCACGGGATCGAGCGCCGGCCGCCCGTTGTCCGCGCAATACAGATGCGCCACCTTCGCGCGGATGAACTCGAAATCCACCGCCGCATCGATCTGGCGCAGCAGGTGGTCCTTCGGCACGAGTTCCTCGAGCGTCACCATCTCGAGTTCGTGCTGCGTGGGCATGGGCGTCTTCAGCATCACGCCATTAAAAAACAAAAATCCCCCCACTTGGCGAGGGTTTGTCAGCAATCTGGCGCTCCGAATGGAGCGCGTTTTCATTTGCGCGGCGCGGCGCGACAGCGACTACGCAAGCTCGAAGTCGCGGCGCCGGCCCCGTCGTTTTACTTCAACACCGCGGCGATCGCGTTCGCGACGACGTCGAGGTTGCGCGTGTTGAGCGCCGCGACGCAGATCCGGCCGGTGCTGACCGCATAGATGCCGAATTCTTCGCGCAGACGGTCGACTTGCGCGGACGTCAGGCCCGAGTACGAGAACATCCCGCGTTGCGCGTTGATGAAGCTGAAGTCGCGCTCGATGCCGGCCGCCTTCAGGCGCTCGACGAGGCCGTTGCGCATTGCGCGGATGCGATCGCGCATCTCGCCCAGTTCCTGCACCCACGAAGCGCGCAGTTCCGGCGAGGCGAGCACCGCGGCAACGATCGCGCCGCCGTGCGTCGGCGGGTTCGAATAGTTCGTGCGAATCACGCGCTTCAGTTGCGACAGCACGCGTGCAGCTTCGTCCTTGCTGTCGGTGATGATCGACAGCGCGCCGACGCGCTCGCCATACAGCGAGAACGACTTCGAGAACGACGACGATACGAACACGTTCAGATTGGCCGCCGCGAACAGGCGCACCGCGGCCGCGTCGGCCTCGATGCTTTCGCCGAAGCCTTGATAGGCGATGTCCAGGAACGGCACGAGCCGACGCGCCTTCACGACCTCGACCACCTGCGCCCATTGCGCATCGTTCAGGTCCACGCCCGTCGGGTTGTGGCAGCACGCGTGCAGCACGACGATCGTGCCCGGCTCGTAGCCGTTGAGCGCGGCCAGCATGCCGTCGAAGTTCACGCCGTTCGTCTTCGCGTCGTAGTACGGGTACGCGACGACTTCGAAGCCCGCCATGTCGAACAGGGCACGGTGGTTTTCCCAGCTCGGATCGCTGATCGCCACCTTCGCCTTCGGGTTCAGGGTGCGCAGGAAATCCGCGCCGATCTTCAGCGCGCCCGTGCCGCCGAGCGCCTGCGCCGTCACGACGCGGCCCGCCGCGATCAGCGGCGAATCGTCGCCGAGCAGCAGCTT is a genomic window of Burkholderia mallei ATCC 23344 containing:
- a CDS encoding IS3-like element IS407 family transposase (programmed frameshift), whose translation is MKKRFTEQQIIGFLKEAEAGMPVKELCRKHGFSDASFYTWRAKFGGMEVSEARRLKGLEVENARLKKLLAEAMLDMEALKVVVKGKPLSPQAKREAVLAIREKVNISERRACRLVGLSRSVLHYDAKPDHENEVLAARLVKLAHERRRFGYRRLHALVEREGTHANHKRIYRLYREAGLAVRRRRKRHGVMIEREQLALPGAPNEVWSIDFVMDALSNGRRVKCLTVVDDFTKEAVDIVVDHGISGLYVARALDRAARFRGYPKAVRTDQGPEFTSRALDQWAYANGVTLKLIQAGKPTQNAYIESFNGKFRDECLNEHWFTTLAHARAVIAAWRQDYNEQRPHSALNYLAPSEFAAKHRATADAPAAFQELV
- a CDS encoding DUF3563 family protein, producing the protein MFAYIIEKLSNWFEAAERERREAYLASSSDIVQLEQRIRSLETNGYSL
- a CDS encoding IS1182-like element ISBma2 family transposase, whose amino-acid sequence is MLKTPMPTQHELEMVTLEELVPKDHLLRQIDAAVDFEFIRAKVAHLYCADNGRPALDPVVMFKLLFIGYLFGVRSERQLMREVQVNVAYRWFARFRLTDKVPDASTFSQNRRRRFTDTTVYQEIFDEIVRQAIKRGLVDGRVLYTDSTHLKANANKGKFDVVKLEQTPAAYTEALNAAVDADRAAHGRKPLDRDDDEPPSSKDTKLSRTDPDSGYMVRDDKPKGFFYLDHRTVDAKHAIITDTHVTPASVHDSQPYLDRLDRQRERFEFKVEAVGLDAGYFTPAVCQGLEERGIAGVMGYRTPNHKPGMFYKRQFKYDAYRNEYVCPQGQALPYSTTNRLGYREYKSNAQICGRCPVRSQCTNSAIAVKVVTRHVWERAKERVDARRLTEWGQRIYARRKQTVERSFADAKQLHGHRYARMRGLRKVAEQCLLAAAAQNIKKIAMLLVRKRKKGPAGPDWRFVRMLLRLVSGLRCSFDYPLAANPQS
- a CDS encoding 23S rRNA (adenine(2030)-N(6))-methyltransferase RlmJ, whose product is MLSYRHGFHVGNHADVLKHTVVVQLLRYLNKKDKSYWYIDTHAGAGVYSLFDGYAAKTGEFGTGIEKIWDATDLPEALSDYVDEVRALNRDGELRYYPGSPYLAWRLMREQDRMRLFELHSTEIDVLRHNFRDAGRRAMIYAGDGFEGIKALLPPPPRRALVLVDPSYEDKRDYAKTIACVEESLKRFATGCYAIWYPQVSRPESQKFPDHLKQLQPNNWLHLSLTVSRPPSDGFGLFGSGMFILNPPYTLVDTMKEALPYLVEALGQDSGAKFAIEHRAN
- a CDS encoding potassium channel beta subunit family protein; amino-acid sequence: MNYRRLGRSGLQVSELSIGSWVTYGNQVDRRAARESLAAARDAGVNFFDNAEVYAGGKSEEIMGHALKSLGWPRISYVVSTKFFWGLAEAPNQYHTLNRKYLLNAIDASLQRLQLDYVDLVFCHRPDPNTPIEETVWAMSDIIARGKALYWGTSEWSADEIRAAYEIADRHHLRKPTMEQPQYNLFHRKRVEQEYRRLYEDFGMGLTTWSPLASGLLTGKYRHGVPAGSRAEIHGYDWLRAQLTDPAKNRVVEALGEIANDLGCTVGQLALAWVLKNPRVSTVITGASRVEQIIENMRSLDVATQITPDMKQQIEQIVGDAYQ
- a CDS encoding 3-hydroxybutyrate dehydrogenase; the protein is MTSNLNGKAAIVTGAASGIGKEIALELARAGAAVAIADLNQDGANAVAELIEQAGGRAIGVAMDVTNEDAVNAGIDKVAQTFGSVDILVSNAGIQIVNPIENYAFADWKKMQAIHVDGAFLTTKAALKHMYKDDRGGVVIYMGSVHSHEASPLKSAYVTAKHGLLGLARVLAKEGAKHNVRSHVVCPGFVRTPLVDKQIPEQAKELGISEEEVVKKVMLGQTVDGVFTTVEDVAKTVLFLSAFPSAALTGQSFVVSHGWFMQ
- a CDS encoding IS1182-like element ISBma2 family transposase, translated to MLKTPMPTQHELEMVTLEELVPKDHLLRQIDAAVDFEFIRAKVAHLYCADNGRPALDPVVMFKLLFIGYLFGVRSERQLMREVQVNVAYRWFARFRLTDKVPDASTFSQNRRRRFTDTTVYQEIFDEIVRQAIKRGLVDGRVLYTDSTHLKANANKGKFDVVKLEQTPAAYTEALNAAVDADRAAHGRKPLDRDDDEPPSSKDTKLSRTDPDSGYMVRDDKPKGFFYLDHRTVDAKHAIITDTHVTPASVHDSQPYLDRLDRQRERFEFKVEAVGLDAGYFTPAVCQGLEERGIAGVMGYRTPNHKPGMFYKRQFKYDAYRNEYVCPQGQALPYSTTNRLGYREYKSNAQICGRCPVRSQCTNSAIAVKVVTRHVWERAKERVDARRLTEWGQRIYARRKQTVERSFADAKQLHGHRYARMRGLRKVAEQCLLAAAAQNIKKIAMLLARKRKKGPAGPDWRFVRMLLRLVSGLRCSFDYPLAANPQS
- a CDS encoding amino acid aminotransferase → MSLFSAVELAPRDPILGLNEAFNADTRPTKVNLGVGVYTNEDGKIPLLRAVRDAEKARVEAGLPRGYLPIDGIAAYDASVQKLLLGDDSPLIAAGRVVTAQALGGTGALKIGADFLRTLNPKAKVAISDPSWENHRALFDMAGFEVVAYPYYDAKTNGVNFDGMLAALNGYEPGTIVVLHACCHNPTGVDLNDAQWAQVVEVVKARRLVPFLDIAYQGFGESIEADAAAVRLFAAANLNVFVSSSFSKSFSLYGERVGALSIITDSKDEAARVLSQLKRVIRTNYSNPPTHGGAIVAAVLASPELRASWVQELGEMRDRIRAMRNGLVERLKAAGIERDFSFINAQRGMFSYSGLTSAQVDRLREEFGIYAVSTGRICVAALNTRNLDVVANAIAAVLK